From the Phyllostomus discolor isolate MPI-MPIP mPhyDis1 chromosome 7, mPhyDis1.pri.v3, whole genome shotgun sequence genome, one window contains:
- the PARP10 gene encoding protein mono-ADP-ribosyltransferase PARP10 → MAEAEEAGAAVELSGLPPNIPDELLMLYFENHRRSGGGPVLSWQRLGHGGVLTFQEPADAARVLAQKEHLLPGARLSVRPAPPRAPARLLLQGLPPGTAPQHLEQHVQALLHAMGHPEQPCHVLASPRPDRALVQLPKPLSEADIRVLAEQVQALGLDGADVSLARVPQARAVRVVGGTSPVDPLLLELYLENERRSGGGPLEGLRSLPGQLGTVVTFQQWQVAERVLQQDHCLQGLELSLVPHYSVLEPEELAGDPSGGDHLADFGAGATEHALLEAGGPERALKGIETVTLGSEEATGQPGASLRTDPIGPLGQARPVILEPAGALEQDGKESLEPVGYPGQAGVLSPRPVGSPGPVGPTERSMGSPEQVGSPEQEELAEMVLLMEPGAMRFIQLYHGDLLAGMGDIALFPLEGSDMTGFRLCGAQAPCQAAQEFLQSLLGSLSCHALSLKHPGSAQFLLGPEGQHLLQELEARFQCVFGTERLDMDSAQVDLPEALQAVPGQPHSLWPPESTGSDQENLSLEKVRERLATLEGLDREGRPSPEPWEEEPEEQPEEEPAPGFEEELPAPGTGAPGQLEEEAALQLALHRSLEPQDQVAEQEEAAALQKALAISLLEPTALEGGGTGGQAQLAVHVAFEQDLEELDRALGAALEVHLREETVGLRGHVLPADLRARLERCHGVSVALQNDCAVLRGFGVQPVCAARHLAALLAGPWDPSLALEASSTPLPPQRLEGPLGRLECLAESSQEFQAVVQAFYDTLDTFHRRIRVIRVERVLHPLLQQQYELHRERLEQRCERRPVEHVLYHGTSAAAVPDICVYGFNRSFCGRNGTLYGKGVYFAKRASLSVQNRYSPPSADGHKAVFVARVLTGDYGLGNRELRAPPQRAPGHVLPRYDSAVDCLRQPSIFVIFHDTQALPTHLITCEHIPRAPSGNPSGPLAHSAAT, encoded by the exons atggcagaggcagaggaggCGGGGGCGGCAGTGGAGCTCAGCGGGCTGCCCCCCAATATCCCCGATGAGTTGCTCATGCTCTACTTCGAGAACCACCGACGCTCTGGGGGGGGACCTGTGCTGAGCTGGCAGAGACTTGGCCATGGGGGTGTGCTCACTTTTCAAGAGCCTGCAG ACGCAGCGAGGGTCTTGGCCCAGAAGGAGCACTTGCTACCAGGTGCTCGGCTGAGCGTGCGGCCAGCCCCGCCTCGTGCCCCTGCACGCCTCCTGCTCCAAGGACTGCCCCCTGGCACTGCGCCCCAGCACCTGGAGCAGCACGTCCAGGCCCTGCTGCATGCCATGGGGCACCCAGAGCAGCCCTGCCATGTCCTGGCCAGTCCCCGACCAGACAGGGCCCTGGTCCAGCTGCCCAAGCCCCTCTCTGAGGCAG ACATCCGTGTGCTGGCGGAGCAggtccaggccctgggcctggatgGGGCTGACGTATCCCTGGCGAGGGTGCCCCAGGCCCGAGCGGTGCGTGTGGTGGGGGGCACCTCGCCTGTGGACCCTCTGTTGCTGGAGCTGTACCTGGAGAACGAGCGCCGGAGCGGCGGGGGGCCCCTGGAGGGCCTGCGCAGCCTGCCGGGGCAGCTGGGCACCGTGGTCACTTTCCAGCAGTGGCAGG tggCTGAACGGGTGCTGCAGCAGGACCACTGCCTACAGGGCTTGGAGCTGAGTCTGGTCCCCCACTACAGCGTCCTAGAGCCCGAGGAGCTTGCTGGGGACCCCAGTGGAGGGGACCACTTGGCTGACTTCGGGGCTGGGGCCACAGAGCACGCTCTCCTGGAGGCTGGAGGACCAGAGAGGGCGCTGAAGGGTATAGAGACAGTGACCTTGGGCTCTGAGGAGGCAACAGGCCAGCCAGGAGCCTCTCTAAGGACAGACCCCATAGGGCctctgggccaggccaggccagtcATCTTGGAGCCCGCGGGGGCTTTGGAACAGGACGGGAAGGAAAGCCTGGAGCCCGTGGGGTATCCAGGGCAGGCAGGAGTGCTAAGCCCGAGGCCTGTAGGGTCTCCAGGCCCAGTGGGCCCAACGGAGCGTTCCATGGGGTCTCCGGAGCAGGTGGGCTCACCGGAGCAGGAGGAGCTGGCGGAGATGGTGCTGTTGATGGAGCCGGGGGCCATGCGCTTCATACAGCTCTATCACGGGGACCTCCTTGCTGGCATGGGAGACATCGCCCTCTTCCCACTGGAAGGATCAGACATGACTGGCTTTCGG CTCTGCGGAGCCCAGGCCCCATGCCAGGCAGCCCAGGAGTTTCTGCAAAGTCTGCTAGGCAGCCTGAGCTGCCATGCGCTGAGCCTGAAGCACCCAGGCAGTGCCCAGTTCCTGCTGGGCCCCGAGGGGCAGCACCTTCTCCAGGAGCTGGAGGCTCGGTTCCAGTGTGTCTTTGGGACGGAGCGTCTGGACATGGACTCTGCACAG GTGGACCTTCCCGAGGCCCTCCAGGCCGTCCCTGGCCAGCCCCACTCTCTGTGGCCCCCGGAGAGCACAGGCAGTGACCAGGAGAATCTGAGCCTAG agaaGGTTCGAGAGCGGCTGGCCACCCTGGAGGGCCTGGACAGGGAGGGCAGGCCGTCCCCGGagccctgggaggaggagccTGAGGAGCAGCCAGAGGAGGAGCCTGCACCTGGGTTCGAGGAGgagctcccagccccaggcaccggggcccctgggcagctggaggaggaagcCGCACTGCAGCTGGCTCTCCACCGGTCACTGGAGCCGCAAGACCAGGTGGCTGAGCAGGAGGAGGCTGCTGCACTGCAGAAAGCACTGGCCATCTCCCTGCTGGAGCCAACCGCACTGGAGGGTGGGGGCACGGGGGGCCAGGCCCAGCTGGCGGTGCATGTGGCCTTTGAGCAGGACTTGGAAGAGCTGGACCGGGCCTTGGGAGCTGCCTTGGAGGTGCACCTCCGAGAGGAGACAGTGGGGCTTCGGGGCCACGTGCTGCCCGCAGACCTGCGTGCCCGCCTAGAGCGGTGCCACGGCGTGAGTGTTGCCCTTCAGAATGACTGCGCTGTCCTCCGTGGCTTTGGGGTCCAGCCCGTCTGTGCGGCCCGCCACTTAGCAGCGCTGCTGGCCGGCCCCTGGGATCCAAGTTTGGCCTTGGAGGCGTCCAGCACCCCCC TGCCACCGCAGAGGCTGGAGGGGCCCTTGGGCAGGCTGGAGTGTCTGGCGGAGAGCAGCCAGGAGTTCCAGGCGGTGGTGCAGGCCTTCTACGACACCCTGGACACTTTCCACAGGAGGATCCGCGTCATCCGG GTGGAACGCGTGCTGCACCCGCTGCTGCAGCAGCAATACGAGCTGCACCGAGAGCGCCTGGAGCAGCGCTGCGAGCGGCGCCCGGTCGAGCACGTCCTGTACCACGGCACGTCCGCGGCCGCCGTCCCAGACATCTGCGTGTACGGCTTCAATCGCAGCTTCTGCGGCCGCAACG GCACGCTGTACGGGAAGGGCGTGTACTTCGCCAAGCGCGCTTCCCTGTCGGTGCAAAACCGCTACTCGCCCCCCAGTGCCGACGGCCACAAGGCAGTGTTTGTGGCGCGGGTGCTGACCGGCGACTACGGCCTGGGAAACCGCGAGCTGCGGGCGCCCCCTCAGCGGGCCCCGGGCCACGTGCTCCCGCGTTACGACAGCGCCGTGGACTGCCTCCGCCAGCCCAGCATCTTCGTCATCTTTCATGACACCCAGGCTCTGCCCACCCACCTCATCACGTGCGAGCACATACCGCGGGCCCCCTCCGGGAACCCCTCTGGACCTTTGGCCCACTCCGCGGCCACCTAA
- the GRINA gene encoding protein lifeguard 1, with product MPHEKSFLVSGDNYPPPNPGYPGGPQPSMPPYPGTSYPQPPFQPSPYGQPGYPQGPYPQGGYPQGPYPQGGYPQGPYPQGGYPQGPYPQGGYPQGPYPQSPFPPNPYGQPQAFPAQDPGSPQHGNYHEEGPPSYYDNQDFPATNWDDKSIRQAFIRKVFLVLTLQLSVTLSTVAVFTFVTEVKGFVRENVWTYYVSYAVFFISLIVLSCCGDFRRKHPWNLVALSILTVSLSYMVGMIASFYDTEAVIMAVGITTTVCFTVVIFSMQTRYDFTSCMGVLLVSMVVLIVFAVLCIFIRNRILEIVYASLGALLFTCFLAVDTQLLLGNKQLSLSPEEYVFAALNLYTDIINIFLYILTIIGRAKE from the exons ATGCCTCATGAGAAGAGTTTCTTGGTGTCTGGGGACAACTatcccccccccaaccctggaTATCCTGGGGGGCCCCAGCCCTCCATGCCTCCCTATCCTGGGACCTCTTACCCACAACCCCCGTTCCAGCCTTCCCCCTATGGCCAGCCAGGGTATCCCCAGGGCCCCTACCCCCAAGGGGGTTACCCGCAGGGTCCCTACCCCCAAGGGGGCTACCCTCAGGGTCCCTATCCCCAAGGGGGCTACCCCCAGGGCCCTTACCCCCAAGGGGGCTACCCCCAGGGGCCGTATCCGCAGAGCCCCTTCCCACCCAACCCCTATGGACAACCACAGGCCTTCCCAGCCCAGGACCCTGGCT CACCTCAGCATGGGAACTATCACGAGGAGGGACCCCCGTCCTACTATGACAACCAGGACTTCCCTGCCACCAACTGGGATGACAAAAGCATCCGCCAGGCCTTCATCCGGAag GTGTTCCTGGTGCTGACCCTGCAGCTGTCCGTGACTCTGTCCACTGTGGCCGTGTTCACGTTCGTCACGGAGGTGAAGGGCTTCGTCCGGGAGAATGTCTGGACGTACTACGTTTCCTATGCTGTCTTCTTCATCTCCCTCATCGTTCTCAGCTGCTGTGGGGACTTCCGGCGAAAGCACCCCTGGAACCTCGTTGCACTG TCCATCCTGACCGTCAGCCTGTCCTACATGGTGGGCATGATCGCCAGCTTCTACGACACTGAGGCGGTCATCATGGCTGTGGGCATCACCACGACCGTCTGCTTCACGGTGGTCATCTTCTCCATGCAG ACCCGCTACGACTTCACGTCGTGCATGGGCGTGCTCCTGGTGAGCATGGTGGTGCTGATCGTCTTCGCCGTCCTCTGCATCTTCATCCGCAACCGCATCCTGGAGATTGTCTATGCCTCCCTTGGCGCGCTGCTCTTCACCTGC TTCCTGGCAGTGGACACCCAGCTGCTGCTGGGGAACAAGCAGCTGTCGCTGAGCCCAGAGGAGTATGTGTTCGCGGCACTGAACCTGTACACAGACATCATCAACATTTTCCTGTACATCCTCACCATCATCGGCCGAGCCAAGGAGTAG